The Montipora foliosa isolate CH-2021 unplaced genomic scaffold, ASM3666993v2 scaffold_458, whole genome shotgun sequence genome includes the window TGGTGAATCACTTTTTAACGTTGCCTGAAAAGTGGTGACCAGTCTCTCAGGGAATCGTTTGCCACGGTAATGAAACATTCTGTCAGGACGCCAAAAACGGTATTATGACGAACGACCGTTAGCCCAGAAGAAAAGTAGGGCACTTGATTTCTTAGCATCTATGGCTTCTCGAGGCCTCGGTGAGGAGTCAGTGGAACTTCTCAGTGATTCCGATGAAGAGGGAAACGTAGAATATCTCCCAAACCCAGGAGAGTTTTTTGCACTAGTGGCAGCCAACTCTACGGGGAGCGCTCCTGAAGTTTTTGTAGCCAAAGTAGTGAGGCTTTCGGAAGACCGAAAATTTGCCATTCTAGCCGAATTCTCCGAGCTAAGACCAGGACGGTACAAACTCAGCGCGGGAAGAAGTTACAGAGAACGTGTCAACGCCCTTGTTTATCCAATAGACATTGTCTATTTGCATTCTGAAGGCGAATACGAACTCAGGACAAGCAAAatcgacatccatcgtcagGTGTATAAAAAATAGAACAGTGAATCTCtctgttttttacttttgatttGCACCGCATAACTGCAGAATGTCTGGATTGCCATCACCACAACCGttttgaaaaccaaagcaagcgattttcaaattgtttttttttttccgatgcAACATTTCTTTGATGAAAATTGTCGATCAATTTGaattaaaaacattactttttcgggtttacattttttttgtagtcAGAGTGTACATTTCCTTAAAGACTTTGTAACAAGCCGGCTCAGTgctatcaaaaaagaaaaaaaaaagggtcctTCATATGATAACGTCGTTAtctctttttaataaatttcattttccaaaaaaaaaattaatcaatgtttttttacttcaagaTAGTTGAAAGTTACAAtagtttcgtttcgtttcgtttgtagTTAAATACagctttgttatagttctttaatTAAGGTCTTCTAAATAAGTTATCAGTTATCGTTATCACTTATAAGTTATCTCAGAACAAATTTACGCAGTGAACTTTACATCCAGGCAATTTAAATATCATAGGCGTGTTAACTTTACGTAATATAAGTAGAATACAAAGTGTCCATCCAAGAAACAGGTTTAACTCTTTGGAGGCTTTAATTTTCCTTAATTCATGGTAGGCTTTGAATCGTTAATGTAgaaaacaggagcccatgactagaagCCTTCAACTCCGATACTAGGtttatgtaacggcattttcataaCTCGAGCCATCTTCGGCTTGCAGGAGTAACCATTAGCAATCCTGTGTTTAGTAAGTTATGATTACCTAGAAAGGCAtagtttcgcgggaaaatcaatttaaaataactcggtctgtgaAAGCGCTATTTCACAAATACAGTGAAAGTTgtaggctcctagtcatgggctccagcTATTAGTCAATAGTTactcattgaaaaaaaaaaataggtctATTAAATTCAAGATTAGCCGGGATGCTAGTTAAGTGATAAAACAGCATCCCGTTTCAAAGGAATAAAAATTATAGACACAGACTATAAGACGTTGGTCCGTTGGTGTTAGCTTAAAGAAAATGAACTTGTTAATCAATTAGTAGATCATTATGTCGGTTGAGTTATTGTTATGCTAGCTACAGTGATTTTTCACAAGTGTCCTCAACTTACTCAAAGGTGTTGAATAACAACGTTTATACGATGAtcataaataaaacaattgttaTTTCTGACATACTTGATTTGTCTTTGAACTCGAAGAGTTGACGTTTTATTGGGTGAGGGGTGGGGGAGACATGGGCAACAACTCACAATTGGCATGTATTTGGTTCTTTAAGGGACTCATTCGAGCAGCAATCAAATAGAGTTTTTCGTTATACAAATCCTTCTAGTAAAGATTCGTTGTTAGTCTAGAAGGGAGCTTAAACACGCGcgtttgagacgcggacggcaaccggaattagaacatttcgcgtgccaggaaaGTGGtatttcccagatttttatactaatcatctctcaTTGAGAACAGATACTTactaatgtaaatgtggttgtgtgtatacaaattaaaagaggaaacagctcacttccggttgtcgtccgcgtttcaaaaacgcgcgtgcttaggCTCCCTACTGGTTGCCCTTCTAAAATGATCCGTTATTCGACATCGACAGTTCGTACCCTTAGAACCGTACACTAAACCCTGCATGCCATTTCCTCGCCCTAGACGAGCCGAACACTTAATTCTTTTAGCATTCTccattgttaaatattacataTAGCTCACCTTTCAAGCAAGACCAAATTGAAGGCAATGACTGGTGAATCTCACTCGCGTGATCCAGTGGTGTTAATAACATCACGAATTTTGAGGTTGaataaaaagtaagaattgagCTCAGGGTTcataaaatttattaaatattgttttcttttccaatttaatAGACTCCTTAAGAAAGGGTTCACCGAAAAAACAAAGGGTTGAAAGTGCGCCTGTCCGATAACTTATGGTCAAAACTACCAGGTTACGcgtaaattgttttgttttgaaattcaaatttgcaaCGTGCAGTGACGATTTCTATGTCCAATCTGATCGCTTGACAATGAAATTAATGGTAAATATTGTCTGATACTAAAATTGTTATCCTTTTTCGAGTTATTTGTGTGCAAAGACGCTCTCAAATGTTTTTTGGTCGATTGCGATGCGTGGACTGGAACGAATGACTAAAGTCATATCGCGttctttgttttctctcgttaaaagacacttgttaatttcaactgaaattttcctatAGTCTTCACAATGTTTCATATGCGCTAGCGTTGTATCAATACAGTTATAATTATTCCAGCCGAAAAAGTGCGTATTTTAAAAAGGCGTCTTAAGGCACGTCGCAACCCGAAATGCAAGGGGCCTGAGTAAGAGGCGAATGATTGGAGGAGAAAGGTCTCCGCGGTATTTTCAAAATGTAAATACTGTAGCGGACCAGTTTTCAGCGGACAGTCATGGCATCTTCTGGTAAGAGAAggtttttgttcctttttttcgttttattctcTCCCCCTCCTCCTTGCCTCAAGTTCGCGAAAACTACCTAATTAAAGATCAAATGGCGTTCGATCTAGAAATCCATAAGTTCAGGAAATCGTATGAAGAATGTGAGAACAATAATTGACTATTTCTTTCCTAGAAGCTGAGGGCGTGGTGATAATTACGGAACAATGTGAGTATTGAAAAAATTACTTAGTGGGGTTGCCACTTCCTATCCTAGCAGTCAAAGGTCAGAGTTAAACAACAGAAAATAACATACAAGTAAATAGATCTGACTATAATctttattttttgttcttttagcATTACAAATTCAAACAAGTCATGGTGGgcataaattgatttttttgatgTTAATGTTGTGATGAATTTCTGTATTATTAACTTGCTTGAAGTCACTCATGTCCCTGAGGGTCCATACATAAGCCTCTATTAAAAATTCAGCCTTTGATTACCAATCAACACTTCACTACATTTTCTCCTAGAAAACATAACGACCAGTGCACTATTAAATGAACGTAAGTGTTTCACATTGATTAAAACTTGTAgttcaatttttcaaagtatctttctaaaaaaataatgcCCACTTAATGTGAACACTTAACACTACATTTTTTCCTACTGTAGAAAACCATGAGATCAGTGTACCATCACATGAACGTGAGTGTTTCACATTgattaaaacttgttgttcaatttttcaaagtatctttctaaaaaaataatgcCCACTTAATGTGAACACAAGACTACATTTGTTTCCTagagaacaaagaaaacactgaagcatTGAATCCaagtgagtattgaaaaaaGGGGAAGTTAGTGTTTGACTAATTACATTGACATCTAATTACATCGGGCTGCTAagcgggaggtcatgagttcaactcctgccggaccaacactcagggtcttaaaataactgaggagaagtgctgctttgtaattacatccgcaaatggttagtctttcaagtgttctcggataaggacgataagccggaggtcccgtcccacaaataacttccatgtttaTTAGTTCCCTATTGGTATTTTAATCCATGTTAAGCGCATGCGATCATTCTGTCATGAAGCATGCGCTATACAAGTTtttaagttgttattattattattattattattattattattattccctgTGGgccattaaagaacccacacactattcaagaagagtaggggatgaagtcatGGTGGGCATAAattgaattttttcatgttaatGTTGTGATGAATTTCTGTATTATTAACTTGCTTGAAGTCACTCATGTCCCTGAGGGTCCATACATACTAAGTAAGCCTCTATTAAAGATTCAGCCTTTGATTACCAATCAACACTACACTACATTTTCTCCTAGAAAACATACAGACCAGTGCACCATTAAATGAACGTAAGTGTTTCACATTgattaaaacttgttgttcaatttttcacAGTTTCTTTCTAAAAAATTAATGCCCACTTAATGTGAACACTTAACACTACATTTTTTCCTACTGTAGAAAACCATGAGATCAGTGTACCATCACATGAACGTGAGTGTTTCACATTgattaaaacttgttgttcaatttttcaaagtatctttctaaaaaaataatgcCCACTTAATGTGAACACAAGACTACATTTGTTTCCTagagaacaaagaaaacactgaagcatTGAATCCaagtgagtattgaaaaaaagggtAGTTAGTGTTTGACTAATTACATTGACATCTAATTACATCGGGCTGCTAagcgggaggtcatgagttcgactcctgccggaccaacactcagggtcttaaaataactgaggagaagtgctgctttgtaattacatccgcaaatggttagtctttcaagtgttctcggataaggacgataagccggaggtcccgtcccacaaataacttccatgtttaTTAGTTCCCTATTGGTATTTTAATCCATGTTAAGCGCATGCGATCATTCTGTCATGAAGCATGCGCTATACAAGTTtttaagttgttattattattattattattattattattccctgTGGgccattaaagaacccacacactattcaagaagagtaggggatgaagtcatGGTGGgcataaattgattttttgatgtTAATGTTGTGATGAATTTCTGTATTATTAACTTGCTTGAAGTCACTCATGTCCCTGAGGGTCCATACATAAGCCTCTATTAAAAATTCAGCCTTTGATTACCAATCAACACTACACTACATTTTCTCCTATAAAACATACAGACCAGTGCACCATTAAATGAACGTCAGTGTTTCACATTgattaaaacttgttgttcaatttttcacAGTTTCTTTCTAAAAAATTAATGCCCACTTAATGTGAACACTTAACACTACATTTTTTCCTACTGTAGAAAACCATGAGATCAGTGTACCATCACATGAACGTGAGTGTTTCACATTgattaaaacttgttgttcaatttttcaaagtatctttctaaaaaaataatgcCCACTTAATGTGAACACAAGACTACATTTGTTTcctagaaaacaaagaaaaaactgaaGCATTGAATCCaagtgagtattgaaaaaaagggtAGTTAGTGTTTGACTAATTACATTTACATCTAATTACATCGGCCTGCTAagcgggaggtcatgagttcgactcctgccagaccaacactcagggtcttaaaataactgaggagaagtgctgctttgtaattacatccgcaaatggttagtctttcaagtgttctcggataaggacgataagccggaggtcccgtcccacaaataacttccatgttcattagttccctgtgggccgttaaagaacccacacactattcaagaagagtaggggatgaagttcatggtgttgtggctgtcttcTCTCTGTATATGGgagggtgggtatagcaggtccataGCAgatgaatagctgccaaaaatTCAACCTTCTCAAACATCTAAATACCAAATAACATTGCTTAGACCTTGTTTGTCTATTTTTTAAAGTTGCATTCCAAAGGACTGACTCTCAATAATAATGCTAAGTAAAATAATTTGACTCCCTCCTGCCTTTATACTTTAATACAGTAATAAAgttcaaccttttttttactttactcACCTTACTTGAGCAATATTTAAATCAACGTTCAGTTTATTTTGATTACATTTATGCTGTTGTTTACTGGCTGTGTCATACTACATTCAAAAGCTTTGCTCCCTTGGGCACTGCACACCTATTCATTGCCTACATTATGGCCTCATATTattcttgttctctttctatTTGTAATATAAATTGTGTGTACAAAGAATTGAATGGAATGTCCACTTGATTCACACACAAGTCACATTTGAGTAATGACTACTTTTTTCCTAGACAACAAAGATGGACGACCGCCCAAAAGAAGTGagtattgaagaaaaaaacttacttaTTGCTTGCCATTGCCTATGTTTGCAGACAATATTTCCTGGGAAAGAGAGGCACAATAGCAAATGTGGCGAATATTGTTCTCTTTCTATTTGTAATATGAATTGTGCATACCAAGAATTGACTTGAATGTTCACTTGATTCACACACAACTCACATTACAGTAATGACTACTTTTTTCCTAGAAAACCATGAGCCACTGGATGGTGGTGGTGAACTGCCCCAAAGGagtgagtattgaaaaaaaaaaaaactaacttatTGCTTGCCATTGACTATGTTCGCAGACAATTTTCATAAGTTGCATTGAAAGGACTCtctcaataataaaattaatgatggcATCATGGCTTGATGATAGTTGCTAATCTGTACCCACAAGACAGTattatatttaaattataagagatgcgttttcaattttgttgttttcaggaTGCTGGAGGTGTCAGGGCATTGGACATCTCCAATGGGAGTGCCCCAGTTCCCGCAGAGGCGGGAacaggggagggagggggagggggaggggacgGGCCCTATTTAGTGGGGGCCTGGGTGGCATAAAAGTATGCTCTGGGGGGAGGGTCAACATTTACTACAGGTAGACTGTGGGATTGAAGTCAAGCTATGTATATAAACAGCCCAAAAAGCACCACACTAGCAGAAATAAATTACTTTCATCAATGTTGAAAGATTTCAACCATTTGCCACATGATGCAAACACTATTATGGTTACAAATAAAATATTACAAGTTGAAGTTCTGAAAAGATGTGACTGTGTTACATAGCTTGACTGCCCACTATATTATCTGTAGTACATTTTGACCCAAAAGGCCATTGTCTTAGGcaccgtttacacgaacgcggttttatttgtaaccgcatcgattttgctGCGGGTTACACCTTCCGTTTACACGACATCGATCGAGACTGTTACTGAAAACATGTTGATTTGgaaccgctgccaaaagtggagcgttttgaAAGTGATGCGGTTTTATCTGTCGtctaaacagcgaaaccgcatcgatttgaatacggttactattttggtgcgaaatttgcattgttcaattgaaaatagtgaatttagcacctAGTGCAGAGCTCGCTTGTACCATTTatgacttggattttctggtgaAAACGgatccgtgtaaacacttccaaaccgcattgattttgacgcggtttcgagaTCATGAAAGTGTGTCGACGTGAAACCGTGTTCGTGTAAATGCTGCCTTGGaagtacaataacaataattatttctggCAGCTTCAGTACGGCTAAGACAATGGCCTAAATCTAGAGATATAACCAGAGTTAAGAATAATATTAAACATATGAGCCAGTGCAGTAACTTATATAGTTTTAGCCTTAATATCTAATGTCTGAGCAACACAATAATCATTCAAATGCTAGCATCTGTCCAGAACTCATATTAAATGCATCCTTCATTCAGTTTCAACATGATGCTCTCTTCAGTTACTTTACTGATATCTCTTCATACTTTTGAAAATATGCCTGGAAAAAGAATTAGTTTCTTCTCAGTGTGTAGTAGAAATGAAATGTTTTGCTCAGATATTTCAACATTAAACTCAATTGTCATGTACTTTTTTAGGAGCGCCTGTCGGTTTTAGATGTCATACCCTTATTGTTACCAGTTCATTTGTTTGTATATATTTATCCATTGTTATTCAAGCAATACAAACAGTGATACCATCAGGGCTCACTGTGTCACAGCAGTCACGCCAAAACTCAGACTGCAGTctgtgcagaccaggggtaaaatatggtgttcccctcactattattgagagctaaccgtaaacaggctaacctgaatgtcaCTTAGGCCTCATTAGGCTAACCAAATGTTATTTAGACCTAATTCAGGCTACCCACATTTTCATTTtgcagacggtctgcacagtctgcagtctgtttttcagtgtcccgtATCACAACGATATAAAATTACTTGCTCAACTGATTGACGTAAATTATgttgtttcatttctttcttcctttattTATTCAGCTCTCTGGGAGAGTATTGATGTAAAGTTTTTTTGAAACTACCATTAAGTCCCTAGCCTAGCCTGGGTGTTTGGGTAACATTTTGGACTGGTAATCAGTGAAATTCAATAATGatggatgtacatgtaatgtagTTTCAAGTCACTAGGGCAAAGTATTAAATCAGCAGAAATAGGTGAACTTTTGCCATATATTTTCTGTTGTGTCTGAACAAGAGGATTATTCAACTGGTAATTGATAATGTACTCTAAAACATATTCCCTATGAAGTAACCGGTACATACTTTTCGAAATGTAcctgaagaaagaaatattgtttgttttcaatGTCAAGTAGAAGTTGCATGTTTTACTATGAGATTTTCAACATCAAACTCAACTGGTTATTACTATTGTTACAGGGCAACTGTTAAGTTCTCTGTCTATTGCCCTAGTTCCAAGtaagaataataatatcattgtcATTTGCAATGTTTGTACATGTGGAGTCAATTTAACTGGCTCAATATTTAAAGCACTTACTGGCTCAAATGATTGAGGTGATGTAGTTTCAAGTCACTAAAGCAACATATTAAATCAACCTCTCATTCACCTGTATTTGAGAAATTCAGGGACAAAAAATTCATGAACTGTCTAAGAGAATAACAGCACCCTGTCTTGGTAGTGAAcatgatatttttattaaactgGACTGGACTAATGGCCAATGATAACTTTGTACTCTTATACGTGACCCCCGCACCCCCCTCTTCTAGTTCCTCAGCAGTCTCAGGCCAACTCGACAGCCAGGCATTTCTTCTGATTTGCTCGTACATAGTTTGTGCTTGTTTACGCAAATGCCTGAGGGCAGACGCCAAGGATTCCTTGAGACAGTCGGTACAGCCCGTACCAAACTCAAAGAACAATGTTTGAGTTATCATCTGTAATATTATGTCAAGGGGGGAAAGagagaataaaaattattgtatgATTGCTGACCAAAGACTGCACTCTGTTTTGTCCTAAAGATTTGCAGGGATCCAAATCAAGCCACAAAACTGATCAATTGTTTAGACTTCCATTAATTTTAAGCTTATACAATATGGCTTACAATATCTACTATTTTTAAAGGTTATAAAATaggcttttcatgaaaaaaatcccagcataaaaaccaaggacttttctgaaaaataactgtaaacaacaaaaatctgaaaaatatttgaaaatatttgagCAGAAATAGAGAAAAACTCAAAATTATATCTTCTGTTACAGAAAGTTGAAAAAGTAGCCTTTTTTTTAGTTAACCAagatttccaccaaatttggctaaaaaaggagcagctgtgattttttttaatgatttttcaaaattatgtatgtcaacaaacatgaaaattgcattcatttaatttgtatttgaCAATCTGGCCCGATTTTCAACGCAAAAAGGACAGTCCCGGCTTTGTTCATGGCATTCAAAAAACAATTGAAGAAATGGTGGCCTGTGCAAGAATATTACGGACCTCAAGCACCTGCATTTTTGAGACAGCAACGGGAGTTGAGCTGTTTTCCCtgttaacttgtcttcacacaaccaaccacatttacattgattgctaagtatcttttctccattagagatgattacaCAAAAAacctgggagacaccactgtcctggcacgcgaaacactctcttctggttgccgtccatGTCTCAAAAACGTGTGTGCTTAAggagggttttcagctgagcgcgcacgcgcgtaagccacacatgcATTTCtaaagctgcttgcgtcagctcattCTAAATGATTTTGCTCACCTTTTCTTCTAATTCTCACACAGATACATCTGCTTTTCGCAAAAGCTATGCAATTTTTGCTCAAACAATATGATGGTCACTTAAACCCTtattcgttgccatggtaaccggtattttgaaggaaaatgtcaTGTGAGAAATATATGATGGATACTTAATACACtagccaaatttcgtcttgagtCTTGATATAATTACCCCAATTATATATAAGGAGAATATGTTTCATTgtgtgaaaaaaagagaaattatttCCAGCCTCCCTAAGGCCCCTGTTGTCATCACTAACCTCAATTTCCCGTTGTTCGTTTCTAACTGCCGTTTCAAAAgtgcttgaaattgttttccTGACATTTTTCCCACCCTTTAGCAGAGGTTTTGCTATGAATAATCATTTCGAACAGTCCGTAAAAGTGAGAGAAATTTCGCAAACACACCACTCGAAGGCTGACCTTCGAGGACAGTGAGGGCTGTTGTATACGAGCTATTGAAGTTTCCACGCTGAAACTGGGTAGATGATTGGCTAAACATATTCACAATAAACCCACCAAATTTGGAGACAACCGGATGTAAACCTATTTTTTCAGGACTACACCCAACGCACGTGCCCAGTGAAAAATGCCAGCACGCGAACGTTGAAGGCAACACCACTAAAGACTCTCGAGCTATGACCACTCGCGTGATCCCGTGGTGTTAATTAGCTGTTAACACCAAGAATTGCGAGGTTGAAAGAAAAGTAAGAATTGAGCTCAGGGTTCATAaaatttattccatattgttttctttttcagtttagAAGACTCTTTGGCAAAGGGTGTAAACGTACCTGAAATTGAACTTTTCGGTCTTATTCGTTTAAAAGAATCCAGATAAAAAATGGAAGCGCTTAAATATGTAATCACACCAG containing:
- the LOC137989405 gene encoding uncharacterized protein, which translates into the protein MASRGLGEESVELLSDSDEEGNVEYLPNPGEFFALVAANSTGSAPEVFVAKVVRLSEDRKFAILAEFSELRPGRYKLSAGRSYRERVNALVYPIDIVYLHSEGEYELRTSKIDIHQAEGVVIITEQSLQIQTSHENITTSALLNEQNHEISVPSHEQNKENTEALNPKNIQTSAPLNEQNHEISVPSHEQNKENTEALNPKNHEISVPSHEQNKEKTEALNPNNKDGRPPKRKNHEPLDGGGELPQRRCWRCQGIGHLQWECPSSRRALWESIDVKFF